In the Paenibacillus sp. FSL H7-0357 genome, one interval contains:
- a CDS encoding carbohydrate ABC transporter permease, with protein sequence MGLHTENKLPAKASLSKRELWRKRVKDNKFAYMLMVPTIIFMMLVHLLPMLQGIWMSFLKLNQFTLVKYLKAPFVGMDNYIGLLFNTDNPVRQGLNFAIRNTAIYAVIVTIGVMIMGLMMAMLLNRDFPGRSIARTAMLLPWVIPSYVVGVLWGFMWQQNGIINYILVDVLHIFSEKPFWLLGPNTIWAIIIPTIWRGWPFLMVIFLAGLQTIPDDIYEAATIDGASKFRQFWNMTLPMLKPVIAVQLLFQIINNVYSYNIVSTMFGNGAGYPGEWGDLLMTALTRQSFGYWSFGSGSAASMMLMFVMLMVVGVWYRAFRTELNAQ encoded by the coding sequence ATGGGACTCCATACTGAAAATAAGCTTCCCGCAAAAGCCTCTTTAAGCAAGCGAGAGCTGTGGCGCAAGCGGGTCAAAGATAATAAGTTCGCTTACATGCTGATGGTGCCGACCATCATCTTCATGATGCTGGTGCACTTGCTTCCGATGCTCCAGGGAATCTGGATGTCATTTTTGAAGCTGAACCAATTTACACTGGTTAAATACTTGAAGGCCCCGTTTGTCGGAATGGACAATTATATCGGTTTGTTGTTCAACACCGATAATCCGGTCCGCCAGGGGTTGAACTTTGCAATACGCAACACCGCGATTTATGCGGTTATCGTAACAATTGGTGTAATGATTATGGGGCTGATGATGGCCATGCTGCTGAACCGTGATTTTCCCGGCCGCAGCATCGCCCGCACAGCCATGCTGCTCCCCTGGGTCATTCCGTCTTATGTTGTCGGCGTGCTCTGGGGCTTCATGTGGCAGCAGAACGGTATTATTAACTATATTCTGGTCGATGTTCTGCACATCTTCTCGGAGAAGCCCTTCTGGCTGCTGGGACCGAATACCATCTGGGCAATCATTATCCCGACCATCTGGCGAGGCTGGCCGTTCCTGATGGTTATTTTTCTGGCTGGACTGCAGACCATTCCCGATGATATCTACGAAGCGGCGACCATTGACGGTGCCAGCAAGTTCCGCCAGTTTTGGAACATGACGCTGCCGATGCTCAAGCCGGTTATTGCGGTACAGCTTTTGTTCCAAATCATCAATAATGTCTACTCCTACAATATCGTTTCCACGATGTTTGGCAACGGTGCCGGGTATCCGGGGGAGTGGGGAGATCTGCTGATGACGGCCTTAACCCGCCAATCCTTCGGCTACTGGTCATTTGGTTCCGGTTCTGCCGCTTCCATGATGCTGATGTTCGTAATGCTGATGGTAGTCGGCGTTTGGTATCGTGCCTTTAGAACGGAGTTGAATGCCCAATGA
- a CDS encoding carbohydrate binding domain-containing protein, which translates to MNRRGISKLLIVVMLLSGLQLPGNTGLAQAAAGMDGLPGSAASASGAAAAGTAVFADMNQHWAASAADRLAAAGILQGDGQGQFQPGRAVSRAEMAVILSRVFSYTDPGIAVFSDVSASSWYGKDVAGVNAAGIIKGYTDGRFQPGAAVTRQEAMTMLGRAFRLEAASQTVLSAQADGTAVSGYAREAVSVMLDAGYIHGDSAGRLNPQAPMARAELAVLLGRMIGWVSPGEGSYSIGEVSGSVIVNRAGVQIEGGSVNGNLYVTAGTGEGEVSFSGIKVKGTTRISGGGGHSVIFRKSALGQTTVDKPKAPVRLVLEDGSSAVRIELTRPAKVEIGAGSKVDTLIVGAGAAGSEIVNRGQIGLLETQADSVLNGTALKSGEILRGLTGSVSSPQASAVVTFAAGGGNAGGAAPTPAPETPVPATPTPAATASATPTASATATSTPSTEQNQWELVWNDEFDGQSIDQAKWNVQDTGTVYNNELEYYHPDNASLETESGQGVLALEARKEAYGGKEYTSAKLTSKMKGDWTYGKFTVRAKLPIQQGMWPAIWMMPTDDEKQYGPWPGSGEMDIMELTGPVAGDTAKADLYPRTVHGSIHYDIPHMSQSKTYILPEGKTFADDYHNFTLEWLPGLIRYYVDDKMYFETSDWGTKAEGQPDYFTYPAPFDRPFYMILNLAVGGDWPGDPAANFKSDKMYVDYVRVYKYNKLDQWPDVTGKRPTKPETSAPQRPALADGNQIYNGDFKGDIAADGLPKYWELIENAGGAATSSVIEDKDKGKVVKVAVKDGGTKNYSIQLTQKPLLVEKGKAYKITFDAKADVTRPVMSKLTEFGGGWTAYSKERNFQLTPDWQSFEYTFNMVQATDNNVRFEFNLGLNDIAAYFANVRVVETEPLPVVRTPLADGNLIYNGGFELGEGRLGYWAFAVKPDAGAVAQASVTNALELPLMKREFRADVSHTGGSPEDVTLTQTGIPMSAEGVYQLAFDARSDKAQPVGIKLENSGGNTVYPDGATFNLTPEWKSYTAEIALSGATGTEGSLSFLLGQTAGQTEIDNVRLVRMVNPPVLNSYLHLRGDQYWRSSGISLVPSGEGGKDTTDMDKGDYVEYKVVLPQAASIIPVARVSSVHADSELELSVLDASKHSVVTASVYSIAIGDTGGVQSYRAIIGAPLELPAGSYYFRLGGSGYNLAWLDLSRELVMNGSLKGDSTEGWTLFKKDWDDAPVKNTVMKAVYGALRVDLGGTGEEDWNVQVKQGAIPVEQGKKYLLRFDADSSIARSIRVLVQHDGSVDKDWTAYTNEKVSLSESGGHYEYLFTAPASDPDALLQFSLGKISEELGEHTVKLSNISLIQVSPVMAGEAYGENLIPNGDFSAPLKGWSSYSSDNGELSIDNVDGSLQMQVGSTGTNSWDRQIYYEGVAYNEGNHYTLTFKAKAGAPRKMNISIGWLDVANNYTWHGYANKIVDLGTEYTDYTLEFDVAGGSTSIGRISFELGNIKDGGTGHLAVNVDDIVLMNNGTVAAP; encoded by the coding sequence GTGAACCGTAGAGGAATATCCAAACTTCTAATTGTGGTTATGCTGCTGTCAGGGCTTCAGCTTCCGGGAAACACGGGACTGGCACAAGCAGCAGCTGGGATGGACGGGCTTCCCGGATCAGCCGCAAGCGCAAGCGGCGCTGCTGCAGCCGGAACGGCAGTGTTTGCCGATATGAACCAGCATTGGGCTGCGTCGGCGGCAGACAGACTGGCAGCCGCCGGGATTCTGCAAGGCGACGGCCAAGGACAATTTCAACCGGGCCGGGCAGTCTCCCGCGCAGAGATGGCAGTCATACTGAGCCGGGTGTTTAGCTATACAGATCCGGGCATTGCTGTTTTCAGCGATGTAAGCGCTTCTTCTTGGTATGGTAAGGATGTGGCCGGGGTCAACGCAGCGGGGATAATCAAGGGCTACACGGACGGTCGCTTTCAGCCGGGAGCGGCTGTAACGCGACAGGAAGCAATGACGATGCTGGGCAGGGCTTTTCGTCTGGAGGCTGCCTCCCAGACTGTGCTGTCTGCGCAGGCGGACGGGACAGCAGTCAGCGGCTATGCCCGGGAAGCAGTGAGCGTTATGCTTGACGCCGGCTATATTCACGGTGACTCGGCGGGAAGGCTGAATCCTCAGGCTCCAATGGCCCGAGCTGAGCTGGCTGTGCTGCTTGGCCGGATGATCGGGTGGGTCAGTCCGGGCGAAGGCAGCTATTCAATTGGCGAGGTGTCCGGCAGCGTTATTGTCAATCGGGCGGGTGTACAGATTGAAGGCGGATCGGTCAACGGAAATCTCTATGTGACCGCCGGAACAGGAGAGGGAGAAGTATCGTTCTCCGGAATCAAGGTGAAGGGTACCACCCGAATCTCTGGAGGCGGCGGACATTCGGTGATCTTTCGCAAATCTGCCCTGGGGCAGACGACCGTAGATAAGCCAAAAGCGCCTGTGCGGCTCGTGCTGGAGGATGGAAGCTCGGCGGTCCGGATCGAATTGACCAGGCCGGCCAAAGTAGAGATTGGGGCCGGCTCAAAGGTTGATACCCTGATTGTTGGGGCCGGTGCTGCCGGATCAGAGATCGTGAACCGGGGGCAAATCGGCTTGCTTGAGACACAGGCCGACAGTGTGCTTAACGGTACAGCGCTCAAATCCGGAGAGATACTTCGCGGCTTGACGGGCAGTGTATCCTCGCCTCAGGCAAGTGCTGTGGTTACCTTCGCAGCGGGTGGAGGGAACGCCGGAGGCGCGGCACCAACGCCTGCACCTGAGACACCTGTACCCGCAACGCCGACACCGGCCGCGACGGCCAGCGCCACGCCAACAGCGAGTGCAACGGCGACATCCACTCCGTCAACAGAGCAGAACCAATGGGAATTGGTCTGGAACGACGAATTCGACGGTCAATCCATTGACCAGGCTAAATGGAATGTTCAGGATACCGGAACGGTATACAACAACGAATTGGAATATTATCATCCGGACAATGCTTCGCTCGAAACCGAGAGCGGACAGGGGGTACTGGCACTGGAAGCGCGGAAGGAAGCTTACGGCGGGAAAGAGTATACTTCCGCTAAGCTGACCTCCAAGATGAAGGGCGACTGGACTTACGGCAAATTCACGGTACGCGCCAAGCTGCCGATTCAGCAGGGGATGTGGCCCGCCATTTGGATGATGCCAACCGATGATGAGAAGCAGTACGGACCTTGGCCGGGAAGCGGCGAGATGGACATTATGGAATTGACAGGACCGGTTGCCGGTGATACAGCGAAAGCTGATCTCTACCCGAGAACGGTTCATGGCTCGATTCATTACGACATTCCACATATGTCCCAGTCTAAAACCTATATTCTGCCGGAAGGCAAAACCTTTGCTGATGATTATCATAACTTCACACTTGAATGGCTTCCGGGCCTGATTCGGTATTACGTGGATGATAAAATGTATTTCGAAACAAGCGATTGGGGAACGAAGGCTGAAGGCCAGCCGGATTACTTTACGTACCCTGCACCGTTTGACCGTCCATTCTATATGATTCTCAATTTGGCAGTGGGCGGCGACTGGCCGGGTGATCCGGCAGCAAACTTCAAGTCGGACAAGATGTATGTCGATTATGTCCGGGTCTACAAGTATAACAAGCTGGATCAATGGCCGGACGTAACGGGCAAGCGGCCAACGAAGCCTGAGACCTCGGCTCCGCAGCGCCCAGCTCTTGCAGATGGAAATCAGATCTATAACGGAGATTTCAAAGGCGATATAGCTGCCGACGGGTTGCCTAAATATTGGGAGCTAATTGAGAACGCAGGCGGAGCAGCTACATCCTCAGTCATTGAGGATAAGGATAAGGGCAAGGTGGTCAAGGTTGCCGTCAAAGATGGGGGAACCAAAAATTATTCCATTCAGCTAACCCAGAAGCCACTTCTAGTGGAGAAGGGTAAAGCCTACAAGATAACATTCGACGCTAAAGCGGACGTAACTCGTCCGGTGATGAGCAAGCTGACTGAATTTGGCGGTGGATGGACGGCGTATTCCAAGGAACGCAATTTCCAGCTTACGCCGGACTGGCAATCGTTCGAATACACCTTCAACATGGTGCAGGCTACTGACAACAATGTCCGCTTCGAGTTCAATCTCGGTCTGAATGACATTGCAGCCTATTTCGCCAATGTTCGAGTGGTAGAGACGGAGCCGCTGCCGGTGGTGCGTACACCACTTGCTGATGGCAACCTTATTTATAATGGAGGTTTCGAGCTGGGAGAAGGGCGTCTGGGCTATTGGGCATTTGCCGTTAAGCCAGACGCAGGAGCAGTAGCGCAGGCTAGCGTAACCAATGCTCTGGAGCTGCCGCTCATGAAACGGGAGTTCAGGGCAGACGTCAGCCACACCGGCGGATCTCCGGAGGATGTGACGCTTACCCAGACAGGCATACCTATGTCAGCAGAAGGGGTCTATCAACTCGCCTTCGACGCTAGATCCGATAAGGCGCAGCCGGTTGGAATCAAGCTGGAGAACAGCGGTGGAAATACTGTCTATCCTGACGGGGCAACGTTCAATCTGACGCCGGAGTGGAAGAGCTATACAGCGGAAATAGCGCTATCCGGCGCGACCGGTACTGAAGGTTCATTGTCGTTCCTGCTCGGCCAGACTGCCGGACAGACCGAAATTGACAATGTGCGTCTGGTCCGGATGGTGAATCCACCTGTACTCAACAGCTACCTGCATCTGCGGGGAGATCAGTACTGGAGATCATCGGGAATCAGTCTGGTCCCAAGCGGAGAGGGTGGCAAGGACACCACCGATATGGACAAGGGTGACTATGTCGAATACAAAGTGGTTCTTCCTCAGGCGGCCAGCATTATTCCGGTAGCCCGGGTATCCAGTGTACATGCGGATTCGGAGCTGGAGCTGTCCGTTCTGGATGCCAGCAAGCACAGTGTGGTGACGGCATCTGTCTATAGCATTGCAATTGGAGATACCGGAGGCGTTCAATCCTACCGCGCTATCATCGGGGCGCCGCTGGAGCTGCCTGCGGGAAGCTATTATTTCCGTCTTGGCGGCAGCGGCTACAATCTGGCTTGGCTGGATCTTTCCCGCGAACTGGTGATGAACGGCAGCCTCAAGGGTGATTCCACTGAAGGCTGGACGCTGTTCAAGAAGGACTGGGACGATGCTCCAGTGAAGAATACCGTTATGAAAGCTGTGTATGGAGCGCTGCGGGTTGACCTTGGGGGCACCGGTGAAGAGGACTGGAACGTACAGGTGAAACAAGGGGCAATACCGGTAGAGCAAGGCAAGAAGTATCTGCTTCGCTTCGATGCGGATTCCTCGATAGCCAGATCGATTCGGGTGCTGGTCCAGCATGACGGCTCTGTGGACAAAGATTGGACGGCTTATACGAATGAGAAAGTGAGCCTGAGCGAAAGCGGCGGACATTATGAATACCTGTTCACCGCTCCGGCAAGCGATCCTGATGCCCTGCTTCAGTTTAGTCTGGGCAAGATTTCCGAGGAATTGGGAGAACACACAGTTAAGCTGAGCAACATTTCACTGATTCAGGTAAGTCCGGTGATGGCTGGAGAGGCGTATGGAGAGAATCTGATCCCTAACGGAGACTTCTCCGCTCCGCTTAAGGGCTGGAGCAGCTATTCCTCTGACAATGGCGAGTTGTCCATTGACAATGTGGATGGGTCGCTGCAAATGCAGGTTGGTTCCACAGGAACGAACAGTTGGGATCGGCAGATCTATTATGAGGGAGTAGCCTACAACGAAGGCAATCATTATACGCTCACCTTCAAAGCCAAAGCAGGAGCACCACGCAAAATGAACATCAGCATTGGCTGGCTGGATGTCGCGAACAACTACACCTGGCATGGGTATGCGAATAAAATCGTCGATCTTGGAACGGAATACACCGACTATACCCTGGAATTCGACGTTGCCGGAGGCAGCACATCCATCGGCCGCATCTCGTTCGAGCTGGGAAATATTAAGGATGGCGGCACAGGACATCTCGCGGTAAACGTCGATGATATTGTGTTGATGAACAACGGAACGGTAGCTGCACCTTGA
- a CDS encoding carbohydrate ABC transporter permease — protein sequence MSTHRKRSVSSFLLTSLTWFIVVVTVFPILWMIFTSLHSNDQILNGITTFSLPKPQWVNYINMWDTVNFAVYFRNSLLICGVTTLLAGSFAVLAGYALARFDFPGSKLFSMSIISTQLIPGIMFLFPIYLMFLWIKNTFGLPMINTYWGMILVYTAFYTPISIWIMRGFFVSIPRDLEESASIDGCSKFQAFYKIILPLSVPGIIATGIFIFLTAWDELLFAWVLTTSSDVQTIPVGIRLFVGQYNTRYDLLMAASTVVTVPVMVIFFMTQKYFISGMTAGAVKG from the coding sequence ATGAGTACACACCGTAAACGTTCTGTCTCTTCGTTTCTGCTGACTTCATTGACCTGGTTCATCGTAGTCGTGACGGTATTTCCGATTCTGTGGATGATTTTTACCTCTCTGCACTCGAATGACCAGATTTTGAACGGCATCACTACCTTCAGCTTGCCGAAGCCGCAGTGGGTCAATTATATCAACATGTGGGATACGGTCAATTTCGCCGTATATTTCCGCAACAGCCTTCTGATCTGCGGCGTAACGACCCTGCTTGCCGGTTCTTTTGCCGTGCTGGCGGGATATGCGCTGGCCCGGTTTGATTTTCCGGGATCGAAGCTGTTCAGCATGAGTATCATATCCACCCAGCTTATTCCGGGCATTATGTTCCTGTTCCCGATTTATCTGATGTTCCTGTGGATTAAGAATACGTTCGGTTTGCCGATGATCAACACGTACTGGGGAATGATTCTCGTCTATACGGCGTTCTATACCCCGATCAGTATCTGGATCATGCGCGGTTTCTTTGTCTCCATTCCAAGAGATCTGGAGGAGTCGGCGTCAATTGACGGCTGCTCGAAATTCCAGGCCTTTTACAAAATTATTCTGCCGCTGTCTGTGCCCGGCATTATTGCGACCGGTATCTTTATTTTCCTTACGGCGTGGGATGAGCTTCTCTTCGCCTGGGTACTCACGACCAGTTCGGATGTACAGACGATTCCAGTGGGAATCCGCCTGTTTGTCGGCCAGTACAACACACGCTATGATCTGCTGATGGCGGCTTCCACTGTTGTAACAGTGCCGGTAATGGTGATATTTTTCATGACGCAGAAATACTTTATTAGCGGTATGACTGCGGGGGCCGTGAAGGGCTGA
- a CDS encoding sugar ABC transporter substrate-binding protein has protein sequence MKKTAVSISALLLAFSVVVSGCGGSNNQSNSANNGGKKENSSATTASEAPSTEPVTLNAWVMPNSPKPDQDFLKTLDPYLKEHPNVTVKVTVLDWGSAWTKITTAATSGEGPDLLQLGSTWVPAIASMGGIDKVTDKVADVGGAEAFLPAIWKTTSIAGDSEVYGVPWFVDARAIYYRTDVFKQAGVNTETAFKDWDSFKSALEAVNGQTVDGKKIAALGLPGKNDWNVVHNIFPWIWAAGGDVLSEDNKNVVFNEEKGLKGVMFYTGLAQEGLVDKSSLEKNSSQIESDFGDGKSAVIISGPWLAKNFATPKANGGMDDKKAAKNFAVAPLPAGPEGQATFVGGSELTVFSGSKKKEATWEVIKYLTGDEAQKAYAAVSGQLPARLSLLEAPDLDANMKAFSEATKYGRTYPSIPQWGPTETALQKHFANVWDIVAGVKGTYSEESVKEELDSAAAEVKAIINQ, from the coding sequence GTGAAAAAGACAGCAGTATCCATTAGTGCGCTGCTCCTGGCATTCTCAGTAGTTGTCAGCGGATGTGGAGGCAGCAACAATCAATCTAATTCTGCTAACAACGGAGGAAAGAAAGAAAATTCCAGCGCGACTACGGCTTCTGAAGCTCCAAGCACAGAACCGGTTACCCTGAACGCTTGGGTGATGCCGAACAGTCCCAAACCGGATCAGGACTTCCTGAAGACCCTTGATCCCTACCTGAAGGAGCATCCGAACGTCACCGTCAAGGTAACGGTGCTTGACTGGGGTTCTGCTTGGACGAAGATTACAACGGCGGCTACAAGCGGCGAAGGCCCGGACCTGCTCCAGCTTGGGTCGACCTGGGTGCCGGCCATCGCCAGCATGGGCGGCATTGACAAAGTCACTGACAAGGTGGCAGATGTAGGCGGCGCCGAGGCTTTCCTGCCGGCCATCTGGAAAACAACCTCCATCGCGGGCGACAGCGAGGTGTACGGAGTGCCGTGGTTCGTGGATGCACGTGCCATTTACTACCGGACGGATGTTTTCAAGCAAGCCGGAGTAAATACGGAAACTGCGTTCAAGGATTGGGATTCCTTCAAAAGTGCGCTGGAAGCGGTCAACGGGCAAACAGTCGATGGCAAGAAGATCGCTGCACTGGGACTTCCGGGCAAAAACGACTGGAACGTTGTGCATAATATTTTCCCTTGGATCTGGGCTGCAGGCGGCGACGTTCTCTCGGAAGACAACAAAAACGTAGTCTTCAACGAAGAGAAAGGTCTTAAAGGCGTAATGTTCTACACAGGACTCGCGCAAGAAGGTCTCGTCGATAAGTCCTCGCTTGAAAAGAACTCGTCGCAGATTGAGAGCGATTTCGGCGACGGCAAATCGGCAGTGATTATCTCCGGACCGTGGCTGGCCAAAAACTTTGCTACACCAAAAGCAAACGGCGGCATGGATGACAAGAAGGCAGCGAAAAACTTCGCTGTGGCACCTCTTCCAGCCGGTCCCGAAGGACAAGCCACCTTTGTCGGCGGCAGCGAGCTGACGGTGTTCAGCGGCTCCAAGAAGAAGGAAGCCACTTGGGAGGTTATCAAATACCTGACTGGAGATGAAGCACAAAAAGCCTATGCTGCGGTATCCGGCCAGCTTCCTGCCAGATTGTCTCTTCTGGAAGCTCCAGATCTTGATGCCAATATGAAAGCATTCTCCGAAGCAACAAAATACGGCAGAACCTATCCGTCCATCCCGCAATGGGGACCTACGGAAACTGCACTGCAAAAGCATTTTGCCAACGTTTGGGATATTGTCGCCGGCGTGAAGGGCACATACAGCGAAGAAAGCGTCAAGGAAGAGCTGGACTCCGCAGCGGCTGAAGTCAAAGCGATTATTAATCAATAA
- a CDS encoding GH36-type glycosyl hydrolase domain-containing protein has protein sequence MLKLTTARETKASAEDILRQVFADRIGTGANVSALFTDSERRGAVGIAGLPLRLPAIQELLKLPAVAALLPAEAGASALFTVNSEGTELSLYIRHAGRQEQTVQIPEATASEALAQLQAAPGWAGALNAEGEHVVDLRSPVPGPHFAVNLLLGNRLQFPHPLQTTPKSVVDRFGGGSFRSHAATQVLATRWDMRQEENGFPANRQFYLFEDGKQIFYSADPGDEGIESAVCRHSQNATVISYRTRCGLEITRTIFILPHSEGLPLATEAQRIEVVNRGEADRRLRIVYTGMFGSAAPGALFEDVLYSNVIMQGGVLQDESGAVAAISPDYYPEGGRHDLRFHTMIVHGEGGPVLPREYCVSYNEFVGTGSLHRPAGALKLSSILHRKGPGFFAVAGEIHVPAGSAATVDQLTGLVSDKSGAPWNDTVLADEVGALVARFSKRSAAESALAESSGFVRDYGKFLQVSSGDGNFDVFVNRNLPFQVLYQTFVSRSFCQTQKGYREIGFREIQDLYASMYYFVGMGRSALVKSLLKEWTGMVFELGYAYHNFFWVGKEPGKWSDDALWLVQAVYRYVMLTGDLEFLDESCPVAGQETSRPVFETLKAIIVYSGQISIGRHGLPLLDFADWNDCLKLDDTYLNGPAKEELYRKQLQAGGVFGDSLESDYSESVMNAFLLKVAVDELSILAARKGEQDYAAELDRFGAELRGRIQYHAWKDNFFARVLFNRYANGEYTYLGAAGDGLSSDPASDGSYFLNSFSWSILAGCADEAQISVMLDTMKSHLMTPFGLKLVSPVALGRVSSHTASDEYFPGDRENGGVFKHACMMAASAMFKGAKEVSDAGLAAELGRFGYWLLDRIMPFKTMEDPFAICGNPRFCTQYNNSETGENIGPMLSGTSTWLTLSLMEALGIEYTAQGIALNPILREEQTEFAYTLKLGSSSYRIRISKPEGFRRMQDGTARLTLDGRTLEEGLVPTADDGLAHEVELRFEG, from the coding sequence ATGCTGAAACTTACTACCGCAAGAGAAACAAAGGCTTCGGCCGAAGATATCCTGAGACAAGTGTTTGCCGACCGGATTGGCACCGGCGCGAACGTTAGCGCCCTCTTTACCGATTCGGAACGCCGTGGGGCTGTAGGGATAGCAGGTTTGCCGCTTCGGCTGCCTGCCATTCAGGAGCTGCTCAAGCTGCCCGCCGTGGCTGCGCTGCTGCCGGCTGAAGCCGGCGCGTCCGCGCTGTTCACCGTAAACAGCGAGGGAACAGAACTGTCGCTCTATATCCGGCATGCCGGAAGGCAGGAACAGACGGTCCAGATCCCGGAGGCAACGGCAAGCGAGGCTCTGGCGCAGCTGCAAGCTGCACCGGGCTGGGCCGGAGCGCTTAACGCTGAGGGTGAGCATGTAGTTGATTTGCGTTCACCCGTTCCGGGTCCGCATTTCGCGGTTAATCTGCTGCTGGGCAACCGCCTGCAGTTTCCCCATCCGCTCCAGACCACGCCCAAGAGCGTGGTTGACCGGTTCGGCGGCGGCAGCTTCCGCTCGCACGCCGCAACCCAAGTGCTGGCTACCCGCTGGGATATGCGCCAGGAGGAGAACGGCTTCCCGGCCAACCGGCAATTCTATCTGTTCGAAGACGGGAAGCAGATCTTTTATTCCGCAGACCCCGGAGATGAAGGGATTGAATCGGCGGTCTGCCGGCATTCCCAGAATGCAACCGTCATAAGCTACCGCACCCGCTGCGGTCTGGAGATCACCCGTACCATCTTTATTCTGCCACACTCCGAAGGGTTGCCTCTGGCGACCGAAGCGCAGCGGATTGAGGTTGTGAACCGCGGAGAAGCTGACCGCCGTCTTCGGATTGTCTATACGGGGATGTTCGGTTCCGCCGCTCCGGGGGCGCTGTTCGAGGATGTGCTGTACAGCAATGTCATCATGCAAGGCGGCGTGCTTCAGGATGAATCGGGAGCTGTGGCGGCTATCAGTCCCGATTATTATCCGGAAGGCGGCCGTCACGATCTGCGTTTCCACACGATGATCGTGCATGGAGAAGGCGGGCCGGTGCTGCCGCGCGAATACTGCGTCAGCTACAATGAATTCGTCGGTACAGGCTCGCTGCACCGGCCGGCTGGAGCGCTTAAGCTGAGCAGTATTCTGCACCGCAAGGGACCGGGCTTCTTCGCCGTAGCCGGCGAGATCCATGTTCCTGCCGGAAGCGCGGCAACGGTTGACCAATTGACCGGACTTGTCTCCGACAAGAGCGGCGCGCCTTGGAACGACACGGTGCTGGCGGACGAAGTGGGGGCGCTGGTCGCCCGGTTCTCCAAGCGCAGTGCGGCGGAATCGGCGTTGGCCGAGTCGTCCGGCTTCGTGCGGGATTATGGCAAGTTCCTGCAGGTATCCTCCGGTGACGGGAACTTCGATGTGTTTGTCAACCGCAACCTGCCGTTTCAGGTGCTCTACCAAACGTTCGTCTCCCGTTCCTTTTGCCAGACACAAAAGGGGTATAGGGAAATTGGCTTCCGCGAAATCCAGGATTTGTACGCTTCGATGTATTATTTTGTCGGTATGGGCCGAAGCGCTCTGGTGAAAAGTCTGCTTAAAGAATGGACCGGCATGGTGTTCGAGCTGGGCTATGCGTATCACAATTTCTTCTGGGTCGGCAAAGAGCCGGGCAAATGGTCCGACGACGCGTTATGGCTTGTTCAAGCCGTCTACCGCTATGTCATGCTCACAGGAGATCTTGAGTTCCTGGATGAGTCCTGCCCCGTGGCGGGACAAGAAACCAGCCGGCCGGTCTTCGAGACACTCAAGGCAATTATTGTCTATTCGGGGCAGATTTCGATCGGCCGCCACGGTCTGCCCTTGCTGGACTTCGCAGACTGGAACGACTGTCTGAAGCTGGATGATACGTATCTGAACGGTCCGGCCAAGGAAGAGCTATACCGGAAGCAGCTGCAGGCAGGCGGAGTCTTCGGGGATTCGCTGGAAAGCGATTATTCCGAGAGCGTTATGAACGCCTTCCTGCTGAAGGTGGCGGTAGATGAACTGTCCATACTGGCCGCCCGGAAGGGAGAGCAGGACTATGCCGCGGAGCTGGACCGCTTTGGAGCAGAGCTGCGGGGACGTATTCAATATCATGCCTGGAAGGATAACTTCTTCGCTCGCGTTCTGTTCAACCGATATGCCAACGGCGAATACACGTATTTGGGAGCTGCCGGGGACGGTCTGTCTTCAGATCCGGCGTCCGACGGTTCTTACTTCCTGAATTCCTTCAGTTGGAGCATCCTGGCCGGCTGTGCGGATGAAGCACAGATCTCGGTGATGCTGGACACTATGAAGTCGCATCTCATGACTCCTTTTGGATTGAAGCTGGTCTCGCCTGTTGCACTGGGCCGGGTGTCCTCCCACACGGCTTCGGACGAATACTTTCCGGGCGACCGGGAAAACGGCGGTGTGTTTAAGCATGCCTGCATGATGGCCGCTTCAGCGATGTTTAAGGGAGCCAAGGAAGTGTCGGATGCGGGACTTGCCGCTGAACTGGGCCGCTTCGGCTATTGGCTGCTGGACCGGATCATGCCGTTTAAGACGATGGAAGATCCGTTCGCCATCTGCGGGAATCCGAGATTCTGCACCCAATACAATAACAGCGAGACCGGTGAGAACATTGGTCCGATGCTAAGCGGTACCTCGACCTGGCTCACCCTCTCGCTGATGGAAGCGCTTGGGATTGAATATACGGCGCAGGGCATTGCGCTCAATCCGATCCTGCGGGAGGAGCAGACAGAATTCGCCTATACGCTGAAGCTTGGCAGCTCCTCCTACCGGATCCGGATCAGCAAGCCGGAGGGCTTCCGCCGGATGCAGGACGGCACAGCCCGTCTGACGCTGGATGGCCGGACGCTGGAGGAAGGGCTTGTGCCGACCGCAGATGACGGGCTCGCCCATGAGGTAGAGCTGCGATTTGAAGGTTAA